One genomic window of Halorubrum hochsteinianum includes the following:
- a CDS encoding 30S ribosomal protein S27e produces the protein MAGDFHRVACGDCENEQVVFGKASSTVSCAVCGTTLATPTGGEAELHGEIVETVEAR, from the coding sequence ATGGCGGGAGACTTCCACCGCGTCGCCTGCGGCGACTGCGAGAACGAACAGGTCGTCTTCGGCAAGGCCTCCTCCACGGTGTCGTGCGCGGTCTGTGGCACGACCCTCGCGACCCCCACCGGCGGAGAGGCCGAGCTTCACGGCGAGATCGTCGAAACCGTTGAGGCGCGGTAA
- a CDS encoding translation initiation factor IF-2 subunit alpha, translated as MKYSGWPEPGELVVGDVDEIADFGVFVDLDEYEDKRGLCHISEVASGWIKNVRDHVREGQTVVAKVLEVDESSNQIDLSIKDVNEHQRKETIQDWKNAQKADNWMEIALGEDVDDDRYTAVANALLVEYESLYDAFEAAAISGDEALEAVDVDDDTVDAIVTAARNNVSVPYVDVTGYVDLESAAPDGVDDVRDALAAAEGNGEIPDGVELDIGYVGSPEYRIKVRAPNYKTAESQLEAAAERARESIEAAGGAGEFHRERREDDE; from the coding sequence ATGAAGTACAGCGGCTGGCCCGAACCCGGCGAGTTGGTGGTCGGCGACGTCGACGAGATCGCCGACTTCGGCGTGTTCGTCGACCTCGACGAGTACGAGGACAAGCGCGGCCTCTGTCACATCAGCGAGGTCGCCTCCGGCTGGATCAAGAACGTCCGCGACCACGTCCGCGAGGGACAGACGGTCGTCGCGAAGGTGCTGGAGGTCGACGAGTCGTCGAACCAGATCGACCTGTCGATCAAAGACGTCAACGAGCACCAGCGCAAGGAGACGATCCAGGACTGGAAGAACGCTCAGAAGGCCGACAACTGGATGGAGATCGCGCTCGGCGAGGACGTCGACGACGACCGCTACACCGCGGTCGCCAACGCACTCCTCGTCGAGTACGAGAGCCTCTACGACGCCTTCGAGGCGGCCGCGATCAGCGGCGACGAGGCCCTCGAAGCCGTCGACGTCGACGACGACACCGTCGACGCGATCGTCACGGCGGCCCGCAACAACGTCTCCGTCCCGTACGTCGACGTGACGGGGTACGTCGACCTCGAATCGGCGGCCCCCGACGGCGTCGACGACGTGCGGGACGCGCTGGCCGCGGCCGAGGGGAACGGCGAGATCCCGGACGGCGTCGAACTCGACATCGGGTACGTGGGGTCGCCCGAGTACCGGATCAAGGTCCGCGCGCCCAACTACAAGACGGCGGAGTCGCAGCTCGAAGCCGCCGCCGAGCGCGCCCGCGAGTCGATCGAGGCCGCCGGCGGCGCCGGCGAGTTCCACCGCGAGCGACGCGAAGACGACGAGTAA
- a CDS encoding 50S ribosomal protein L44e, producing MEMPRRFNTYCPHCDSHHEHEVEKVRSGRATGMKRDARQRRRALATIGNAGGYSKVPGGDKPTKKTHLKYRCGDCGKAHMREGWRAGRLTFQE from the coding sequence ATGGAAATGCCACGCCGCTTCAACACGTACTGCCCCCACTGTGACTCGCACCACGAGCACGAGGTGGAGAAGGTTCGATCGGGTCGCGCGACCGGAATGAAACGCGACGCTCGGCAGCGACGCCGCGCGCTCGCGACGATCGGCAACGCCGGCGGGTACTCGAAGGTTCCGGGTGGCGACAAGCCGACGAAGAAGACCCACCTGAAGTACCGCTGCGGCGACTGCGGGAAGGCCCACATGCGCGAGGGATGGCGCGCCGGCCGCCTCACGTTCCAGGAGTAA
- a CDS encoding RNA-protein complex protein Nop10: MKSDIRVCANWETVHDRPVYALGDRCPECDGPTENSAPAPFGPEDPYGEYRRRARRRDSG, encoded by the coding sequence GTGAAATCAGATATCCGCGTCTGCGCGAACTGGGAGACCGTCCACGACCGACCGGTGTACGCGCTCGGCGACCGCTGCCCGGAGTGCGACGGCCCGACCGAGAACAGCGCGCCGGCCCCGTTCGGGCCGGAGGACCCGTACGGCGAGTACCGCCGGCGGGCGCGGCGACGCGACTCGGGGTAG
- a CDS encoding proteasome assembly chaperone family protein: MEDIEIDEVATPELDDPVLIEGLPGVGHVGKLAAEHLLEEFDGELVRRVYATEFPPQVSVDDEGVAELTCAEFHAVETDGADLLVLTGDHQAGSNAGHYRLTSTFLDVAEEFGSERAFALGGVPTGELVEEYTVLGSVSDAALVDELADAGVEFRADEPAGGIVGVSGLVLGLGGRRGFDAACLMGETSGYLVDPKSARAVLETLEAVLDFSVDYESLEDRAEEMEEVVGKIQEMQEGPAVPDDDLRYIG, from the coding sequence ATGGAGGACATCGAGATCGACGAGGTCGCGACGCCGGAACTGGACGACCCGGTGTTGATCGAGGGGCTGCCGGGCGTCGGCCACGTGGGGAAACTCGCTGCCGAACACCTGTTAGAGGAGTTCGACGGGGAGCTGGTCCGCCGGGTGTACGCCACGGAGTTCCCGCCGCAGGTGAGCGTCGACGACGAGGGGGTCGCGGAGCTGACCTGCGCCGAGTTCCACGCCGTCGAGACCGACGGGGCCGACCTGCTCGTGTTGACCGGCGACCATCAGGCCGGGTCGAACGCTGGCCACTACCGGCTCACCTCGACGTTCCTCGACGTCGCGGAGGAGTTCGGCTCCGAGCGCGCGTTCGCGCTCGGGGGCGTTCCCACCGGCGAACTCGTCGAGGAGTACACGGTCCTCGGTTCCGTCTCGGACGCGGCCCTCGTCGACGAGTTAGCGGACGCGGGCGTCGAGTTCCGCGCGGACGAGCCGGCCGGCGGCATCGTCGGCGTCTCGGGGCTCGTCTTGGGGCTCGGCGGTCGCCGCGGGTTCGACGCCGCCTGCCTGATGGGCGAGACGAGCGGCTACCTGGTCGACCCGAAGAGCGCGCGCGCAGTGCTGGAGACGCTGGAGGCGGTCCTCGACTTCTCCGTCGACTACGAGAGCTTGGAGGACCGCGCCGAGGAGATGGAGGAGGTCGTCGGCAAGATCCAGGAGATGCAGGAGGGGCCCGCCGTCCCCGACGACGACCTGCGCTACATCGGCTGA